A stretch of Camelina sativa cultivar DH55 chromosome 18, Cs, whole genome shotgun sequence DNA encodes these proteins:
- the LOC104762407 gene encoding nucleolar protein 58-like, whose protein sequence is MGETEEKVKNHGDNKEEEHNKVEKTEKKEKKDKDKKDKHEDDKNGGGEEGEDQEKKSKKKDKKAKKEKNPEDKKDPQKLKTKLQKIEDKIQAMVLKKDEILKLIHEAEQAKPSTAAVDAPPPTN, encoded by the coding sequence ATGGGAGAAACagaagagaaagtgaagaaCCATGGTGATAATAAAGAAGAGGAACACAACAAAGttgagaaaacagagaagaaggagaagaaggataaAGATAAGAAGGATAAGCACGAGGACGATAAAAATGgcggaggagaagaaggagaagaccaagagaagaagagcaagaagaaagataagaaggcgaagaaagagaagaacccTGAAGATAAGAAAGATCCTCAGAAGTTGAAGACGAAGCTTCAGAAGATTGAAGACAAGATTCAAGCTATGGTCTTAAAGAAAGATGAGATTCTGAAGCTTATTCATGAGGCTGAACAAGCTAAGCCTAGTACTGCTGCTGTAGATGCACCACCACCAACTAACTAA
- the LOC104762408 gene encoding YLP motif-containing protein 1-like isoform X1 gives MDNNYNYQHQQQWRPAPTQPNICPICTAPHFPFCPPYPPPSSFPHNPSFPPHFNSPSPGPPVRPQSHYPPWQPPHHGNQLRPFAVDGDMEADRSFKRARIDAIGGGSPGYGVVSESPQISWENERRLKMVRDHGYGFTPHSQGNPGGSDMGMNHHYGRSDYRNGVQQFNGVAPPTPPPHHPPYFGGHNGQPPLPASPPPPLPPSHPPSQPSSLFPVTTNSSAAVTLSSSSYPRMPNASPSSVQLAPTQSKVIDVSHLLTPPHRSTRPDHFVIILRGLPGSGKSYLAKLLRDIEIENGGSAPRIHSMDDYFMTEVEKVEESDSTSSSSGRSKRPSVKMVMEYCYEPEMEEAYRSSMLKAFKRTLEDGTFSFVIVDDRNLRVADFAQFWATAKRSGYEAYILEATYKDPTGCAARNVHGITLDQVQQMAQQWEEAPSLYMQLDMKSFTHDLKENGIQEVDMDMEDDFGLPERKSDNSTQSEEKGATEGSYKMESKWEAESCSRTEEVKELSRSKWSNVEEDETENSESVRRKSKSLSKSNQERKRKDKSVWWGDKGGDAGFSIVATRNMNMPSLVIGPGSGYNLKTNPLSEKERLALADAIGKAKVRVIFQDQLRAERESFKAVFDKRRVRIVTKDDD, from the exons ATGGATAATAATTACAACTATCAGCATCAACAGCAATGGCGTCCAGCACCAACACAGCCAAACATATGCCCGATTTGTACAGCGCCGCACTTCCCTTTCTGTCCACCGTATCCTCCTCCATCTTCCTTCCCGCACAACCCTAGCTTTCCTCCTCACTTCAATTCACCTAGCCCTGGACCTCCGGTTCGACCGCAAAGTCACTATCCGCCGTGGCAACCTCCTCACCACGGTAATCAATTGCGACCTTTTGCCGTTGATGGTGATATGGAAGCTGACCGGAGCTTTAAGAGAGCTCGGATTGATGCCATCGGCGGTGGTTCTCCTGGTTACGGTGTTGTTTCTGAGAGTCCTCAAATCTCATGGGAGAATGAGCGGAGATTGAAGATGGTTCGTGATCATGGTTACGGTTTTACTCCGCATTCTCAGGGAAATCCAGGTGGTTCCGATATGGGGATGAATCATCACTATGGGAGGAGTGATTATAGGAATGGAGTTCAGCAGTTTAATGGTGTAGCTCCTCCTACTCCTCCGCCTCATCATCCCCCTTATTTCGGCGGTCATAATGGTCAGCCTCCTCTTCCGGCTTCTCCACCACCGCCTTTGCCTCCATCTCATCCGCCCTCTCAGCCTTCTTCATTGTTTCCTGTTACTACTAATTCATCTGCAGCGGTcactttatcatcatcatcatatcctCGAATGCCAAATGCTTCG CCATCTTCTGTACAATTAGCACCAACTCAGTCTAAAGTGATTGATGTGTCCCATTTGCTGACGCCTCCTCATCGATCTACTCGTCCTGATCACTTTGTAATTATCCTTCGAGGGCTACCAG GTAGCGGGAAGAGTTACTTAGCCAAGTTGTTGCGTGACATTGAGATAGAAAATGGTGGTAGTGCTCCACGAATCCATTCTATGGATGATTATTTCATGACGGAAGTTGAGAAG GTGGAGGAGAGTGATTCAACTTCTTCAAGCTCTGGTAGAAGCAAAAGACCTAGTGTGAAGATGGTCATGGAATACTGCTACGAACCTGAGATGGAAGAG GCCTATCGTTCAAGTATGCTGAAGGCTTTTAAGAGGACCCTTGAAGATGGGACCTTCAGCTTTGTAATCG TGGATGACCGCAATCTGCGGGTAGCTGATTTTGCTCAGTTTTGGGCAACAGCAAAG AGATCTGGATATGAAGCTTACATATTAGAAGCAACATACAAGGACCCGACT GGCTGTGCAGCAAGAAACGTGCATGGCATCACTCTAGATCAAGTACAGCAGATGGCACAACAATGGGAAGAAGCTCCATCATTGTATATGCAACTGGATATGAAG TCTTTTACGCATGACCTGAAGGAGAATGGAATCCAAGAG GTGGATATGGACATGGAAGATGATTTTGGACTGCCAGAAAGAAAATCCGATAATAGTACCCAGTCAGAAGAAAAGGGTGCAACAGAGG GCTCTTACAAAATGGAGAGTAAATGGGAAGCAGAATCATGCTCCCGTacagaagaagtgaaagaaCTAAGCAGAAGTAAATGGTcaaatgtagaagaagatgaaacagagaacTCTGAGAGTGTGAGacgaaaatcaaaatctctttcTAAGTCAAACCAAGAACGCAAGCGGAAAGACAAATCTGTTTGGTGGGGAGATAAG GGTGGAGACGCGGGTTTTTCAATTGTTGCGACAAGGAATATGAACATGCCATCTTTAGTTATAGGCCCCGGGTCAGGATACAACTTGAAAACGAATCCTCTGTCGGAAAAAGAGAGGCTTGCACTAGCTGATGCTATTGGAAAAGCAAAGGTAAGAGTAATTTTCCAGGATCAGCTTAGAGCAGAACGTGAGTCTTTCAAAGCTGTTTTTGACAAGAGACGTGTACGAATCGTTACAAAGGACGACGATTAA
- the LOC104762408 gene encoding YLP motif-containing protein 1-like isoform X2: MDNNYNYQHQQQWRPAPTQPNICPICTAPHFPFCPPYPPPSSFPHNPSFPPHFNSPSPGPPVRPQSHYPPWQPPHHGNQLRPFAVDGDMEADRSFKRARIDAIGGGSPGYGVVSESPQISWENERRLKMVRDHGYGFTPHSQGNPGGSDMGMNHHYGRSDYRNGVQQFNGVAPPTPPPHHPPYFGGHNGQPPLPASPPPPLPPSHPPSQPSSLFPVTTNSSAAVTLSSSSYPRMPNASPSSVQLAPTQSKVIDVSHLLTPPHRSTRPDHFVIILRGLPGSGKSYLAKLLRDIEIENGGSAPRIHSMDDYFMTEVEKVEESDSTSSSSGRSKRPSVKMVMEYCYEPEMEEAYRSSMLKAFKRTLEDGTFSFVIVCFLELTVSCWYMSLILVDDRNLRVADFAQFWATAKRSGYEAYILEATYKDPTGCAARNVHGITLDQVQQMAQQWEEAPSLYMQLDMKSFTHDLKENGIQEVDMDMEDDFGLPERKSDNSTQSEEKGATEGSYKMESKWEAESCSRTEEVKELSRSKWSNVEEDETENSESVRRKSKSLSKSNQERKRKDKSVWWGDKGGDAGFSIVATRNMNMPSLVIGPGSGYNLKTNPLSEKERLALADAIGKAKVRVIFQDQLRAERESFKAVFDKRRVRIVTKDDD; the protein is encoded by the exons ATGGATAATAATTACAACTATCAGCATCAACAGCAATGGCGTCCAGCACCAACACAGCCAAACATATGCCCGATTTGTACAGCGCCGCACTTCCCTTTCTGTCCACCGTATCCTCCTCCATCTTCCTTCCCGCACAACCCTAGCTTTCCTCCTCACTTCAATTCACCTAGCCCTGGACCTCCGGTTCGACCGCAAAGTCACTATCCGCCGTGGCAACCTCCTCACCACGGTAATCAATTGCGACCTTTTGCCGTTGATGGTGATATGGAAGCTGACCGGAGCTTTAAGAGAGCTCGGATTGATGCCATCGGCGGTGGTTCTCCTGGTTACGGTGTTGTTTCTGAGAGTCCTCAAATCTCATGGGAGAATGAGCGGAGATTGAAGATGGTTCGTGATCATGGTTACGGTTTTACTCCGCATTCTCAGGGAAATCCAGGTGGTTCCGATATGGGGATGAATCATCACTATGGGAGGAGTGATTATAGGAATGGAGTTCAGCAGTTTAATGGTGTAGCTCCTCCTACTCCTCCGCCTCATCATCCCCCTTATTTCGGCGGTCATAATGGTCAGCCTCCTCTTCCGGCTTCTCCACCACCGCCTTTGCCTCCATCTCATCCGCCCTCTCAGCCTTCTTCATTGTTTCCTGTTACTACTAATTCATCTGCAGCGGTcactttatcatcatcatcatatcctCGAATGCCAAATGCTTCG CCATCTTCTGTACAATTAGCACCAACTCAGTCTAAAGTGATTGATGTGTCCCATTTGCTGACGCCTCCTCATCGATCTACTCGTCCTGATCACTTTGTAATTATCCTTCGAGGGCTACCAG GTAGCGGGAAGAGTTACTTAGCCAAGTTGTTGCGTGACATTGAGATAGAAAATGGTGGTAGTGCTCCACGAATCCATTCTATGGATGATTATTTCATGACGGAAGTTGAGAAG GTGGAGGAGAGTGATTCAACTTCTTCAAGCTCTGGTAGAAGCAAAAGACCTAGTGTGAAGATGGTCATGGAATACTGCTACGAACCTGAGATGGAAGAG GCCTATCGTTCAAGTATGCTGAAGGCTTTTAAGAGGACCCTTGAAGATGGGACCTTCAGCTTTGTAATCG TTTGTTTTCTGGAATTGACCGTTTCTTGCTGGTATATGTCGCTCATCTTAGTGGATGACCGCAATCTGCGGGTAGCTGATTTTGCTCAGTTTTGGGCAACAGCAAAG AGATCTGGATATGAAGCTTACATATTAGAAGCAACATACAAGGACCCGACT GGCTGTGCAGCAAGAAACGTGCATGGCATCACTCTAGATCAAGTACAGCAGATGGCACAACAATGGGAAGAAGCTCCATCATTGTATATGCAACTGGATATGAAG TCTTTTACGCATGACCTGAAGGAGAATGGAATCCAAGAG GTGGATATGGACATGGAAGATGATTTTGGACTGCCAGAAAGAAAATCCGATAATAGTACCCAGTCAGAAGAAAAGGGTGCAACAGAGG GCTCTTACAAAATGGAGAGTAAATGGGAAGCAGAATCATGCTCCCGTacagaagaagtgaaagaaCTAAGCAGAAGTAAATGGTcaaatgtagaagaagatgaaacagagaacTCTGAGAGTGTGAGacgaaaatcaaaatctctttcTAAGTCAAACCAAGAACGCAAGCGGAAAGACAAATCTGTTTGGTGGGGAGATAAG GGTGGAGACGCGGGTTTTTCAATTGTTGCGACAAGGAATATGAACATGCCATCTTTAGTTATAGGCCCCGGGTCAGGATACAACTTGAAAACGAATCCTCTGTCGGAAAAAGAGAGGCTTGCACTAGCTGATGCTATTGGAAAAGCAAAGGTAAGAGTAATTTTCCAGGATCAGCTTAGAGCAGAACGTGAGTCTTTCAAAGCTGTTTTTGACAAGAGACGTGTACGAATCGTTACAAAGGACGACGATTAA
- the LOC104762410 gene encoding probable membrane-associated kinase regulator 1, translating to MQTSRLLSFSSNSPSFGSFSSTVDLAAIAARVVEEFRDQEDTPRPSDSPEDNEDDDNSEFAFDCPSHVCSQPLATADEIFFNGQIRPLNPYGSNAPAKSQPTPRHRRPALRKLMSEELRDPTAASNSSSEAEEDLNGVPPETYCVWTPKQPSSGDDGDDLKGLSSSPSQSKIKSNSAGFSKRWKLRNLLYVRSSSEGNEKLVFPAPVKKIDEKEEEEEEEVSSKVVAGEGGREREETKRQTNLPYRKDMIGILRNVNGLSRHLRPF from the coding sequence ATGCAGACGAGTCGGTTACTATCTTTTTCCTCTAACTCTCCGAGTTTCGGCAGCTTCTCCTCCACCGTTGACCTCGCCGCGATCGCCGCTCGAGTCGTCGAAGAATTCAGAGATCAAGAAGATACACCACGACCCTCCGACTCTCCCGAAGACAACGAAGACGATGATAACTCAGAATTCGCCTTCGACTGTCCCAGCCACGTGTGTTCTCAACCTCTCGCCACCGCCGACGAGATTTTCTTTAACGGTCAGATCCGTCCTTTGAACCCGTACGGTAGTAATGCTCCGGCGAAATCTCAGCCGACGCCGCGTCATCGTAGACCGGCGCTGAGGAAACTGATGAGCGAGGAATTACGAGATCCGACGGCGGCTTCGAATTCGTCGTCGGAAGCTGAAGAGGATCTAAACGGTGTTCCGCCGGAGACGTACTGTGTATGGACACCGAAACAACCGAGTTCAGGAGACGATGGTGATGATCTCAAAGGACTCTCGTCTTCTCCGTCGCAGAGCAAGATCAAAAGCAACTCAGCTGGATTCTCGAAACGTTGGAAGCTGAGGAATCTTTTGTACGTTAGAAGTAGCAGTGAAGGAAACGAGAAGCTCGTGTTCCCGGCGCCGGTTAAGAAAAtcgatgagaaagaagaagaagaggaagaggaagtgtCGTCAAAGGTGGTGGCCGGAGAAGGTGGAAGGGAAAGGGAGGAGACGAAACGACAGACGAATTTGCCGTATAGGAAGGATATGATTGGAATATTAAGAAATGTTAATGGGCTAAGTCGTCATTTACGTCCTTTTTGA
- the LOC104762412 gene encoding 1-deoxy-D-xylulose 5-phosphate reductoisomerase, chloroplastic yields MMTLNSLSPAESIAISFLDTSRFNLIPKLPGGFSLRKRNQGIGFGKGIKCSVKVQQQSSPPPAWPGRAVPEAPRQSWDGPKPISIVGSTGSIGTQTLDIVAENPDKFRVVALAAGSNVTLLADQVRRFKPALVAVRNESLINELKEALVDLDYKPEIIPGEQGVIEVARHPEAVTVVTGIVGCAGLKPTVAAIEAGKDIALANKETLIAGGPFVLPLANKHNVKILPADSEHSAIFQCIQGLPEGALRKIILTASGGAFRDWPVEKLKDVKVADALKHPNWNMGKKITVDSATLFNKGLEVIEAHYLFGAEYDDIEIVIHPQSIIHSMIETQDSSVLAQLGWPDMRLPILYTMSWPDRVPCSEVTWPRLDLCKLGSLTFKKPDNVKYPSMDLAYAAGRAGGTMTGVLSAANEKAVEMFIDEKISYLDIFKVVELTCDKHRNELVTSPSLEEIVHYDSWAREYAAMVQLSSSGARPIHA; encoded by the exons ATGATGACTCTTAACTCATTATCTCCAGCTGAATCCATTGCTATTTCTTTCTTGGATACCTCCAGGTTCAATCTAATCCCTAAACTCCCag GTGGGTTTAGTTTGAGGAAGAGGAATCAAGGGATAGGGTTTGGAAAAGGAATCAAGTGTTCAGTGAAAGTGCAGCAGcaatcttctcctcctccagcATGGCCTGGGAGAGCTGTTCCTGAGGCGCCTCGTCAATCTTGGGATGGACCAAAACCTATCTCTATCGTTGGATCTACTGGTTCTATTGGCactcag ACATTGGATATTGTGGCTGAGAATCCTGACAAATTTAGAGTTGTGGCTCTAGCTGCTGGTTCCAATGTTACTCTCCTTGCTGATCAG GTAAGGAGATTTAAACCTGCGTTGGTTGCTGTTAGAAACGAGTCATTGATCAATGAGCTTAAAGAGGCATTAGTGGATTTGGACTACAAACCTGAGATTATTCCAGGGGAGCAAGGAGTGATTGAA GTTGCTCGACACCCTGAAGCTGTCACTGTTGTTACCGGAATAGTAGGTTGTGCAGGACTAAAG CCTACGGTTGCTGCAATTGAAGCCGGAAAGGACATTGCTCTTGCAAACAAGGAGACATTAATCGCAGGTGGTCCATTCGTGCTTCCCCTTGCCAACAAACATAATGTTAAGATTCTTCCGGCAGATTCTGAACATTCTGCTATATTTCAG TGTATTCAAGGTTTGCCTGAAGGCGCTCTGCGCAAGATAATTTTGACTGCATCTGGTGGAGCTTTTAG GGATTGGCCTGTTGAAAAGCTGAAGGATGTTAAAGTAGCGGATGCGTTGAAGCATCCAAACTGGAACATGGGAAAGAAAATCACTGTGGACTCAGCTACACTTTTCAACAAG GGTCTTGAAGTCATCGAAGCACATTATTTGTTTGGAGCTGAGTATGACGATATAGAGATTGTCATTCATCCTCAAAGTATCATACACTCCATGATTGAAACACAG GATTCATCTGTACTTGCTCAATTGGGTTGGCCTGATATGCGTTTACCAATTCTCTACACCATGTCATGGCCCGATAGGGTTCCTTGTTCTGAAGTAACTTGGCCAAGACTTGACCTTTGCAA ACTCGGTTCGTTGACTTTCAAGAAACCTGACAATGTGAAATACCCATCCATGGATCTTGCTTATGCTGCTGGACGAGCTGGAGGCACAATGACTGGAGTTCTCAGCGCCGCCAATGAGAAAGCCGTTGAAATGTTCATTGATGAAAA GATAAGCTATTTGGATATCTTCAAGGTTGTGGAATTAACTTGCGATAAACATCGTAACGAGTTGGTAACATCACCTTCTCTTGAAGAGATTGTTCACTATGACTCGTGGGCGCGTGAATACGCGGCGATGGTGcagctttcttcttctgggGCGAGGCCAATTCATGCCTGA
- the LOC104763638 gene encoding E3 ubiquitin-protein ligase SINA-like 11 produces the protein MVGKNILSQKRQRTENETRSAKLSDLDVLDCPVCFEPLTVPTFQIFFFAHHQCDDGHLVCSLCLAKVSNKCPGPGCDLPIGNKRCFPMEKVLEAAFVPCRNAEFGCPNTFSYGKVSSHEKECSYSQCFCPNLDCNYIGSYTSIYSHYISSHLYENMTCSFRSSALVRININEKVLVLYEDMEKLLFVFQCFRERHGVYVTLRSIASSTPKEKISYWLSCSADGHTLAYKSPEMKRFLEVSSHQIPEESYIFFPNRFLCGEMLEMSLSIVIFDGEWL, from the exons ATGGTTGGTAAAAACATTCTCTCGCAAAAGAGGCAACGTACCGAGAATGAAACACGATCGGCCAAGTTGTCGGATCTTGATGTTCTTGATTGTCCGGTTTGCTTCGAGCCGCTCACAGTACCTACCTTCCAG atctttttttttgcacatCATCAGTGTGATGATGGACATCTAGTTTGCAGTTTATGCTTAGCCAAAGTGAGTAACAAGTGCCCTGGTCCTGGGTGTGATTTACCCATTGGTAATAAGCGATGCTTCCCAATGGAGAAGGTTCTTGAAGCAGCCTTTGTTCCTTGTCGAAATGCTGAGTTTGGTTGCCCAAATACTTTCTCTTATGGGAAAGTGTCAAGTCATGAAAAGGAATGCAGCTACTCTCAATGCTTTTGCCCTAACCTCGATTGCAATTACATTGGCTCATACACCAGCATCTACAGTCACTATATTTCTAGCCATCTTTACGAAAACATGACTTGTTCCTTTCGTTCGTCTGCCCTTGTTCGGATAAACATTAACGAAAAGGTTTTAGTTCTTTATGAAGATATGGAGAAACTATTATTTGTGTTTCAGTGTTTCAGGGAGAGACATGGTGTTTATGTTACTCTTCGAAGTATTGCATCATCAACTCCAAAAGAGAAGATTTCGTACTGGCTTTCCTGTAGTGCTGATGGACACACACTTGCTTACAAATCACCAGAAATGAAGAGGTTTCTTGAAGTGAGTTCTCATCAAATCCCCGAAgagagttacatatttttcccTAACAGATTTTTGTGTGGTGAAATGTTGGAGATGAGTCTTTCCATCGTGATTTTCGACGGAGAGTGGCTCTAG
- the LOC104763639 gene encoding E3 ubiquitin-protein ligase SINA-like 11: MNXQCDDGHLVCSLCLAKVSNKCPGPGCDLPIGNKRCFPMEKVLEAAFVPCRNAEFGCPNTFSYGKVSSHEKECSYSQCSCPNLDCNYIGSYTSIYSHYISSHLYENMTCSFRSSALVRININEKVLVLYEDMEKLLFVFQCFRERHGVYVTLRSIASSTPKEKISYWLSCSADGHTLAYKSPEMKRFLEVSSHQIPEESYIFFPNRFLCGEMLEMSLSIVIFDGEWL; the protein is encoded by the coding sequence ATGAACTNTCAGTGTGATGATGGACATCTAGTTTGCAGTTTATGCTTAGCCAAAGTGAGTAACAAGTGCCCTGGTCCTGGGTGTGATTTACCCATTGGTAATAAGCGATGCTTCCCAATGGAGAAGGTTCTTGAAGCAGCCTTTGTTCCTTGTCGAAATGCTGAGTTTGGTTGCCCAAATACTTTCTCTTATGGGAAAGTGTCAAGTCATGAAAAGGAATGCAGCTACTCTCAATGCTCTTGCCCTAACCTCGATTGCAATTACATTGGCTCATACACCAGCATCTACAGTCACTATATTTCTAGCCATCTTTACGAAAACATGACTTGTTCCTTTCGTTCGTCTGCCCTTGTTCGGATAAACATTAACGAAAAGGTTTTAGTTCTTTATGAAGATATGGAGAAACTATTATTTGTGTTTCAGTGTTTCAGGGAGAGACATGGTGTTTATGTTACTCTTCGAAGTATTGCATCATCAACTCCAAAAGAGAAGATTTCGTACTGGCTTTCCTGTAGTGCTGATGGACACACACTTGCTTACAAATCACCAGAAATGAAGAGGTTTCTTGAAGTGAGTTCTCATCAAATCCCCGAAgagagttacatatttttcccTAACAGATTTTTGTGTGGTGAAATGTTGGAGATGAGTCTTTCCATCGTGATTTTCGACGGAGAGTGGCTCTAG
- the LOC104762411 gene encoding 1-deoxy-D-xylulose 5-phosphate reductoisomerase, chloroplastic-like, whose translation MMMTLNSIPPAESVALSFLDTSRFKVLPGGFSSRRRNQGRGFGKGVKCSVKVQQQSSPPPAWPGRAVPEAPRQSWDGPKPISIVGSTGSIGTQTLGIVAENPDKFRVVALAAGSNVTLLADQVRRFKPALVALRNESLIKELKEALADLDYKPEIIPGEQGVIEVARHPEAVTLVTGIVGCAGLKPTVAAIEAGKDIALANKETLIAGGPFVLPLANKHKVKILPADSEHSAIFQCIQGLPEGGLRKIILTASGGSFRDWPVEKLKEVTVAEALNHPIWTSMGKKVTIDSATLFNKGLEVIEAHYLFGAEYDDIEIVIHPQSIIHSMIETQDSSVIAQLGWPDMRIPILYTMSWPERVPCSYPRLDFCKLGSLTFKKPDNVKYPSMDIAYAAGRAGGTMTGVLSAANEKAVEMFIDEKISYLDIFKVVELTCDKHRNELVTSPSLEEILHYDSWAREYAAMVQLSSSAGSVHA comes from the exons ATGATGATGACTCTTAACTCAATACCTCCCGCTGAATCCGTTGCTCTTTCTTTCTTGGATACCTCCAGGTTCAAAGTACTCCCAG GTGGGTTTAGTTCGAGGAGGAGGAATCAAGGGAGAGGGTTTGGAAAAGGAGTCAAGTGTTCAGTGAAAGTGCAGCAGcaatcttctcctcctccagcCTGGCCTGGGAGAGCTGTTCCTGAGGCACCTCGTCAATCTTGGGATGGACCAAAACCCATCTCCATCGTTGGATCTACTGGTTCTATTGGCACTCAG ACATTGGGTATCGTGGCTGAGAATCCTGACAAATTTAGAGTTGTGGCTCTAGCTGCTGGTTCCAATGTTACTCTCCTTGCTGATCAG GTAAGGAGATTTAAACCTGCGTTGGTTGCTCTTAGAAACGAGTCATTGATCAAGGAGCTTAAAGAGGCATTAGCGGATTTGGACTACAAACCTGAGATTATTCCAGGGGAGCAAGGAGTGATTGAG GTTGCTCGACACCCTGAAGCTGTAACTCTTGTTACCGGAATAGTTGGTTGTGCAGGACTTAAG CCTACGGTTGCTGCAATTGAAGCAGGAAAGGACATTGCTCTTGCAAACAAGGAGACATTAATCGCAGGTGGTCCATTCGTGCTTCCGCTTGCCAACAAACATAAAGTTAAGATTCTTCCGGCAGATTCAGAACATTCTGCTATATTTCAG TGTATTCAAGGCTTGCCTGAAGGCGGTCTGCGCAAGATAATCTTGACTGCATCTGGTGGATCTTTTAG GGATTGGCCTGTTGAAAAGCTGAAGGAAGTTACAGTAGCTGAAGCGTTGAATCATCCAATCTGGACGAGCATGGGAAAGAAAGTCACTATAGACTCAGCTACGCTTTTCAACAAG GGTCTTGAGGTCATCGAAGCACATTATTTGTTTGGAGCTGAGTATGACGATATAGAGATTGTCATTCACCCTCAAAGTATCATACACTCCATGATTGAAACACAG GATTCATCTGTAATTGCTCAATTGGGTTGGCCTGATATGCGTATACCGATTCTCTACACCATGTCATGGCCCGAAAGAGTTCCTTGTTCTTATCCAAGACTTGACTTTTGCAA ACTTGGTTCGTTGACTTTCAAGAAACCAGACAATGTGAAATACCCATCCatggatattgcttatgctgCTGGACGAGCTGGAGGCACAATGACTGGAGTTCTCAGCGCCGCCAATGAGAAAGCCGTTGAAATGTTCATTGATGAAAA GATAAGCTATTTGGATATCTTCAAGGTTGTGGAATTAACTTGCGATAAACATCGTAACGAGTTGGTAACATCACCTTCTCTTGAAGAGATTCTTCACTATGACTCGTGGGCGCGTGAATACGCGGCGATGGTGCAGCTTTCTTCTAGTGCGGGTTCAGTTCATGCCTGA